CCGAGCTGCGCGAGCTCACCGCGGACGAACTGGTGACACGGCTGCGCGAGTCGAAGGAGGAGCTGTTCAATCTGCGGTTCCAGACGGCGACCGGGCAGCTCGACAACAACCGCCGGCTACGGGTCGTGCGGCACGAGATCGCGCGGATCTACACGATCATGCGCGAGCGTGAACTGGGCCTGGCCAGCGGTCCGGCGAGCGACGGAGATGCGGCATGAGTGAGGACGGCGTGACCGAGAAGGCAACCGAGGAGCGGGGCCGGCGCAAGGTTCGCGTCGGCTATGTGGTGTCGGACAAGATGAACAAGACCATCGTGGTCGAGCTGGAGGATCGGGTGAAGCACCCGCTCTACGGCAAGATCATCCGCACCACCACCAAGGTGAAGGCGCACGACGAGCAGGAGACCGCCGGGATCGGCGATCGGGTGCAGCTGATGGAGACCCGACCGCTGTCCGCGACCAAGCGGTGGCGGCTGGTCGAGGTGCTGGAGAAGGCCAAGTAGCCGACTCCCCGAGGTCTGCGACGGCCCGCTACCCCGAATCGGGTGGCGGGCCGTTGTGCTGAGCGCGCTCGGGCCGCCGCCCGTCTCCCGCGAACGGCGAGTTGGTGATCGCGGACTGCGTCGGCCCGGCGTGCGATGACCAAGGCCGTCGCGTCTGGTCGGTGTGGTATCAATAGCGGTATCATTCCGGGCATGGCATGGCATGGCATGGACTATGCGGCTGCCGGAGGATGAAGAGAGCCAGCTCGATGCCCAGGCGGTAGCC
Above is a genomic segment from Skermania piniformis containing:
- the rpmC gene encoding 50S ribosomal protein L29, which produces MATGTPAAELRELTADELVTRLRESKEELFNLRFQTATGQLDNNRRLRVVRHEIARIYTIMRERELGLASGPASDGDAA
- the rpsQ gene encoding 30S ribosomal protein S17, with product MSEDGVTEKATEERGRRKVRVGYVVSDKMNKTIVVELEDRVKHPLYGKIIRTTTKVKAHDEQETAGIGDRVQLMETRPLSATKRWRLVEVLEKAK